The Streptomyces sp. ICC1 DNA window CTCGAGGGCCGTCAGCGCGGCGTCCGGATACGGCGAGCGCGCCACGTAGTGCGGTACGTGGGCGGCGACGCCCAGCACGTCGTGCCCGGCCTGGCCGAGGCGGAACTCCAGCAGCGACTCGGCGCTGCCCGGCACCTGGGCCTCGTCGAAGGGGCTGCGGTGGCCCGGCATGAGGTCGGTCCGGTTGCCGTGCGGGGTGATCCCGACGGGCCGGGTGTGCGGGACGCCCATGGGGATGCCGTGGAAGTTGACGGAGAGCCGGACGCCGAGGCGTTCGACGATCTGCCGGACGGCGACGGCGAAGCGCTCCCATTCCACGTCCGGCTCGGGGCCGGACAGCAGCAGGAAGGGCGCGCCGGTGGCGTCCTGGACCAGGCGCACCTCGAGCAGGGGCTCCTCGAACTCCGCCCAGTGGTCGCGCTGGAAGGTCAGCAGCGGGCGGCGCGCCCGGTAGTCCACCAGCCGGTCCGCGTCGAACCGGGCCACGACCTGGTGGGGCAGGGTGTCGAGCAGCCACTCGACGATCTGCTCGCCGGCCTCGCCGGCGTCGATGTAGCCCTCGAAGTGGTAGAGCATGACCAGCCCGGCCGAGTCCTGGGCGAGTGCCAGGTCGGCCACCGCCAGGCCCTTGGCGTCCCATTCGTACAAACCCTGTGGATCAAGCACCGTTACCACTCCTCCTCGCCGTGTTCTCTGCCAAGAACGCCCAAGGAGCCGTCACCATTCCCCAGTTGGCGGTATTCGCCGGAACCCGTGCGATCTTCACCCTGGAACGCGGCAAGGCCCGCCCCCCTGAGGGGACGGGCCTTTCCGTTGAACATCAGCTCAGCTCACACCGCTCGCGAGCGGGCGGCGTGTGGCGCTGCTGCGATCAGCTCTGGCCGCCGGCCAGCTTCTCGCGGAGCGCCGCCAGGGCCTCGTCCGACGCCAGGGCGCCGGAGGTCTCGTCCGCACCCTCGGAGGAGTACGAACCACCCGAGATGCCCGCACCGGCGCTGCTGCTGCTGCCGGCGGCGGCCGGAGCGGCCGCACCCTCGGCAGCGGCGGCCTCGTCGGCCTCGCGGCTCTTGATGACCTGGGCCTGGTGCTGCTCGAAGCGCGTCTGCGCCTCGGCGTACTGGCCCTCCCAGGCTTCGCGCTGCTTGTCGAAGCCCTCGAGCCAGTCGTTGGTCTCGGGGTCGAAGCCCTCGGGGTAGATGTAGTTCCCCTGGTCGTCGTAAGACGCGGCCATGCCGTACAGGGTCGGGTCGAACTCGACCGACGCCGGGTCGGCACCGAAGGACTCGTTGGCCTGCTTCAGCGACAGCGAGATCCGGCGACGCTCAAGGTCGATGTCGATGACCTTGACGAAGATCTCGTCGTTGACCTGGACGACCTGCTCCGGGATCTCCACGTGGCGCTCGGCCAGCTCGGAGATGTGGACCAGACCCTCGATGCCCTCGTCCACGCGGACGAACGCACCGAACGGAACCAGCTTGGTGACCTTACCCGGGACGACCTGACCGATCTGGTGCGTCCGGGCGAACTGCTGCCACGGGTCTTCCTGCGTCGCCTTCAGCGACAGGGAGACACGCTCGCGGTCCATGTCGACGTCGAGAACCTCGACGGTGACTTCCTGGCCGACCTCGACAACCTCGGAGGGGTGGTCGATGTGCTTCCAGGACAGCTCGGAGACGTGGACGAGACCGTCGACGCCACCCAGGTCCACGAAGGCACCGAAGTTGACGATCGAGGAAACGACGCCGGAGCGGACCTGACCCTTCTGCAGGGTGGTGAGGAACGTCTGGCGAACCTCGGACTGGGTCTGCTCGAGCCAGGCGCGGCGGGACAGGACCACGTTGTTGCGGTTCTTGTCCAGCTCGATGATCTTCGCCTCGAGCTCCTTGCCCACGTAGGGCTGGAGGTCGCGGACGCGACGCATCTCGACGAGGGAGGCCGGCAGGAAGCCGCGGAGGCCGATGTCGAGGATGAGTCCACCCTTGACGACCTCGATGACGGTACCGGTGACGATGCCGTCTTCTTCCTTGATCTTCTCGATCGTGCCCCAGGCGCGCTCGTACTGCGCGCGCTTCTTGGACAGGATGAGACGGCCTTCCTTGTCCTCCTTCTGGAGAACAAGAGCCTCGATCTCGTCGCCGACCTTGACGACATCGTTCGGGTCGACATCGTGCTTGATCGAGAGCTCGCGGCTCGGGATGACGCCCTCGGTCTTGTAACCGATGTCGAGGAGAACCTCGTCACGGTCGACCTTCACGATGACGCCGTCGACGATGTCGCCGTCGTTGAAGTACTTGATCGTCTCGTCGATCGCGGCGAGGAACGCTGCCTCGTCACCGATGTCGTTGACCGCAACCTGCGGAGTGGTCGTTGCGGTGGTCTCGGTGCTGCTCGTCATGTGGGTAAGGGCTCCGGTTACGGACAGAAAGTCGTAGGTACTGCTACGCCGGGAGCCCTTATCGGCATCTGCCGAAGAAGCCGGACAGCCAAGGAAGCCCCAGTTCCGCGAAGTGCGGGGTGGGGGCCTCGAAAACCGAGGGGACATCGACAGATGCAAGCGCAGCCTGCTAGGTCTGAGGAGCACAGGCTCGCAGCGCAACTTGTAGCATACGGGGGCAGCCGGACAGGGTCAATGCGCGAAGGCGCACACCCCGGGCGGATCGCCACACAACCGGCACAATTAGTGGGCGGGCAGGCGCCGATGGCGCTTCCCGACCGCTTTCCGCAGACATTCGCAGACTACGACGACGGGCCCCATGAACCAAGAGGACTACGCCACCGAAGAAGCGTACGAAGCCGGCCCGGCCGCCGAGGACGACTCCGAGGCCACCCGGCGTGACGCCGGGGAAGCGGAGAGCAGCCGGGCCAGCCGCGGCCGGTGGGACCGCAACGCCGACGAGTACCAGAGCGAGCACGGAGCGTTCCTCGGCGACGACCGCTTCGTCTGGG harbors:
- a CDS encoding PAC2 family protein; translated protein: MLDPQGLYEWDAKGLAVADLALAQDSAGLVMLYHFEGYIDAGEAGEQIVEWLLDTLPHQVVARFDADRLVDYRARRPLLTFQRDHWAEFEEPLLEVRLVQDATGAPFLLLSGPEPDVEWERFAVAVRQIVERLGVRLSVNFHGIPMGVPHTRPVGITPHGNRTDLMPGHRSPFDEAQVPGSAESLLEFRLGQAGHDVLGVAAHVPHYVARSPYPDAALTALEAITAATGLVLPAVAHALRTEAHRTQTEIDRQIREGDEELVSLVQGLEHQYDAAAGAETRGNMIAEPAEIPSADEIGREFERFLAEREGEG
- the rpsA gene encoding 30S ribosomal protein S1, translated to MTSSTETTATTTPQVAVNDIGDEAAFLAAIDETIKYFNDGDIVDGVIVKVDRDEVLLDIGYKTEGVIPSRELSIKHDVDPNDVVKVGDEIEALVLQKEDKEGRLILSKKRAQYERAWGTIEKIKEEDGIVTGTVIEVVKGGLILDIGLRGFLPASLVEMRRVRDLQPYVGKELEAKIIELDKNRNNVVLSRRAWLEQTQSEVRQTFLTTLQKGQVRSGVVSSIVNFGAFVDLGGVDGLVHVSELSWKHIDHPSEVVEVGQEVTVEVLDVDMDRERVSLSLKATQEDPWQQFARTHQIGQVVPGKVTKLVPFGAFVRVDEGIEGLVHISELAERHVEIPEQVVQVNDEIFVKVIDIDLERRRISLSLKQANESFGADPASVEFDPTLYGMAASYDDQGNYIYPEGFDPETNDWLEGFDKQREAWEGQYAEAQTRFEQHQAQVIKSREADEAAAAEGAAAPAAAGSSSSAGAGISGGSYSSEGADETSGALASDEALAALREKLAGGQS